From a single Rosa rugosa chromosome 7, drRosRugo1.1, whole genome shotgun sequence genomic region:
- the LOC133720615 gene encoding galactinol synthase 2-like, which translates to MAPRITTAATTVSTVKSSTARSRAYVTFLAGNGDYVKGVVGLAKGLRKVKSKYPLVVAILPDVPEEHRQILVSQGCIVRVIEPVHPPENQTQYAMAYYVINYSKLRIWEFVEYSKMIYLDGDIQVFENIDHLFDYPDNYFYAVKDCFCEPNWRDSPQFKIGYCQQCPDRVQWDSSLGPKPPLYFNAGMFVYQPCLSTYQELLSTLKTSTPTLFAEQDFLNNFFRDKYKPIPSDYNLVLAMLWRHPENIQLDKVKVVHYCANGSKPWRYNGEGENMEREDIKMLVKRWWDIYNDESLDYNNTVAPRARNGTRQVNLQPFQTVLLTETGDLDYISAPSAA; encoded by the exons ATGGCTCCTCGTATCACCACTGCTGCCACCACCGTCTCCACCGTCAAGTCTTCAACTGCCCGTAGCCGCGCCTATGTGACGTTCTTGGCTGGAAACGGTGACTATGTGAAAGGTGTGGTTGGGCTGGCCAAGGGTTTAAGGAAGGTCAAGAGCAAGTACCCACTAGTTGTGGCTATCTTGCCCGACGTGCCTGAAGAACACCGTCAGATCCTAGTTTCTCAGGGCTGCATAGTCCGAGTGATCGAGCCTGTTCACCCTCCTGAGAACCAGACCCAATATGCCATGGCCTACTACGTCATCAACTACTCCAAGCTTCGTATTTGGGAG TTTGTGGAGTATAGTAAGATGATCTACTTGGATGGAGATATCCAAGTGTTTGAGAACATTGACCACCTGTTCGACTATCCAGACAACTACTTCTATGCTGTCAAGGATTGCTTCTGTGAGCCCAACTGGAGGGACAGTCCCCAGTTCAAGATTGGGTACTGCCAGCAGTGCCCAGACAGGGTACAGTGGGACAGTAGCTTGGGTCCCAAGCCACCTCTGTATTTTAATGCAGGCATGTTTGTCTATCAGCCTTGCTTGTCTACTTACCAGGAACTCCTCAGTACCCTCAAGACTAGCACTCCTACTTTATTTGCTGAGCAG GATTTCTTGAACAATTTCTTCAGGGATAAGTACAAGCCTATCCCTTCAGATTACAACCTTGTTTTGGCCATGCTTTGGCGCCACCCTGAAAACATCCAATTGGACAAGGTCAAGGTTGTCCACTATTGTGCTAAT GGCTCCAAGCCATGGAGGTACAATGGAGAAGGGGAAAACATGGAGAGGGAAGATATTAAGATGCTGGTGAAGAGGTGGTGGGATATCTATAACGATGAGTCATTGGATTACAACAACACTGTGGCTCCTCGGGCTAGAAATGGAACTCGGCAAGTGAACCTGCAGCCCTTCCAGACGGTGCTGTTAACGGAGACTGGTGATCTTGATTATATTAGCGCCCCATCCGCTGCTTAG
- the LOC133720616 gene encoding chloroplast stem-loop binding protein of 41 kDa b, chloroplastic isoform X1, whose amino-acid sequence MAKLVSVQRHPSFSLLPPSSLSDFNGTRLLHSQVQYKRRVSQPKGALQVSASSAKKILIMGGTRFIGIFLSRLLVKEGHQVTLFTRGKAPITQQLPGESDSDYTDFASKILHLKGDRKDFDFVKSSLSAEGFDVVYDINGREAEEIVPILDGLPKLEQYIYCSSAGVYLKSDQLPHFEIDAVDPKSRHKGKLETESLLESRGVNWTSIRPVYIYGPLNYNPVEEWFFHRLKAGRPIPVPNSGIQITQLGHVKDLATAFIKVLGNEKASKEVFNISGEKYVTFDGLAKACAKAAGFPEPEIVHYNPKEFDFGKKKAFPFRDQHFFASIDKAKSVLGWKPEYGLVEGLADSYNLDFGRGTFRKAADFSTDDIILGKSLVLQS is encoded by the exons ATGGCGAAATTGGTGTCTGTACAGAGACacccttctttctctctcctccctccttCTTCTCTCTCCGACTTCAATGGCACCAGGCTACTCCACTCTCAAGTCCAG TATAAGAGAAGGGTTTCACAGCCAAAAGGTGCATTGCAAGTTTCGGCTTCGAGTGCCAAGAAGATTCTCATAATGGGTGGGACTAGATTCATTGGTATCTTCTTGTCAAGGCTCCTTGTCAAAGAGGGTCATCAG GTGACTTTGTTTACCAGAGGAAAAGCACCCATCACTCAGCAGTTGCCAGGTGAATCGGATAGCGACTACACAGACTTTGCTTCCAAG ATTTTGCATTTGAAAGGAGACAGAAAGGACTTTGATTTTGTGAAGTCCAGTCTTTCAGCTGAAGGCTTTGATGTTGTTTATGACATAAACG GACGAGAGGCAGAGGAGATTGTGCCCATATTGGATGGACTTCCGAAGTTAGAACA GTACATATACTGCTCTTCAGCTGGTGTTTATCTCAAATCTGATCAATTGCCTCACTTTGAG ATCGATGCAGTTGATCCAAAGAGCAGGCACAAGGGAAAGCTTGAGACAGAAAGCTTGCTTGAATCAAGGGGTGTAAATTGGACTTCTATAAGGCCGGTCTACATCTATGGACCGTTGAACTACAATCCTGTTGAAGAGTGGTTCTTCCACCGGTTGAAAGCTGGCCGCCCAATTCCAGTTCCAAACTCGGGAATACAAATAACACAACTCGGTCATGTTAAG GATTTAGCAACCGCATTTATTAAGGTTCTTGGTAATGAAAAGGCCAGCAAGGAAGTGTTCAACATCTCTGGAGAAAAATATGTCACCTTTGATGGATTAGCAAAAGCATGTGCAAAG GCTGCTGGATTTCCTGAGCCTGAGATTGTTCACTATAACCCTAAGGAGTTTGACTTTGGGAAGAAGAAGGCATTTCCATTTCGTGACCAG CATTTCTTTGCATCGATTGACAAAGCGAAGAGCGTGCTTGGGTGGAAACCCGAATATGGCCTGGTCGAAGGTCTTGCAGACTCCTACAACCTAGACTTTGGCAGAGGGACATTCAGGAAAGCAGCTGATTTTTCAACAGATGACATCATTCTTGGCAAGAGTCTTGTTCTCCAAAGCTAG
- the LOC133720618 gene encoding AP-3 complex subunit mu, whose protein sequence is MIVSQAFVLTLVVFMLLRDGVLVKCEIYGEVQVNSHLSGVPDLTLSFSNPSILDDVRFHPCVRFRPWESQQILSFVPPDGQFKLMSYRVRKLKSSPIYVKPQLTSDAGTCRVSVMVGIRNDPGKTIDSITVQFQLPPCILSADLTSNHGTVNILSNKTCSWSIGRIPKDKTPSMSGTLVLEMGLERLHVFPTFQASFRIMGVALSGLQIDKLDLRNLPNRPYKGFRALTKAGQFEVRS, encoded by the exons ATGATTGTATCTCAAGCTTTTGTGCTCACATTAGTTGTTTTTATGCTGCTTAGGGATGGGGTCCTGGTAAAATGCGAGATATATGGTGAAGTTCAAGTGAACTCCCATTTATCAGGTGTACCTGATTTGACTCTTTCCTTTTCAAACCCTTCTATTCTTGATGATGTAAGATTCCATCCATGTGTTCGGTTTCGGCCTTGGGAATCCCAGCAAATTCTGTCGTTTGTGCCGCCTGATGGACAGTTCAAGCTAATGAGTTACAG GGTTAGAAAGTTGAAAAGCTCTCCAATCTATGTAAAGCCACAGCTAACCTCAGATGCTGGAACATGTCGTGTTAGTGTGATGGTTGGAATACGAAATGATCCTGGAAAGACCATTGATTCAATAACTGTGCAATTTCAACTGCCTCCATGCATTTTATCAGCTGATCTGACTTCAAATCATGGAACAGTAAACATTCTTTCAAATAAG ACCTGTTCATGGTCAATTGGGCGTATTCCTAAAGATAAAACCCCTTCCATGTCTGGAACATTAGTGCTTGAAATGGGATTAGAGCGCCTTCATGTGTTCCCCACATTTCAAGCAAGTTTTAGGATCATGGGTGTTGCTCTCTCTGGCTTGCAGATAGATAAGCTCGATTTGAGGAATCTACCAAATCGACCATACAAGGGCTTTCGAGCACTCACTAAAGCAGGGCAATTTGAAGTTAGGTCGTAA
- the LOC133720616 gene encoding chloroplast stem-loop binding protein of 41 kDa b, chloroplastic isoform X4, whose product MARLVMMQQHQQHSPPSFSPLPSLSDFNGTRLQTQLQYKRRVSQPKGALQVSASSAKKILIMGGTRFIGIFLSRLLVKEGHQVTLFTRGKAPITQQLPGESDSDYTDFASKILHLKGDRKDFDFVKSSLSAEGFDVVYDINGREAEEIVPILDGLPKLEQYIYCSSAGVYLKSDQLPHFEIDAVDPKSRHKGKLETESLLESRGVNWTSIRPVYIYGPLNYNPVEEWFFHRLKAGRPIPVPNSGIQITQLGHVKDLATAFIKVLGNEKASKEVFNISGEKYVTFDGLAKACAKAAGFPEPEIVHYNPKEFDFGKKKAFPFRDQHFFASIDKAKSVLGWKPEYGLVEGLADSYNLDFGRGTFRKAADFSTDDIILGKSLVLQS is encoded by the exons TATAAGAGAAGGGTTTCACAGCCAAAAGGTGCATTGCAAGTTTCGGCTTCGAGTGCCAAGAAGATTCTCATAATGGGTGGGACTAGATTCATTGGTATCTTCTTGTCAAGGCTCCTTGTCAAAGAGGGTCATCAG GTGACTTTGTTTACCAGAGGAAAAGCACCCATCACTCAGCAGTTGCCAGGTGAATCGGATAGCGACTACACAGACTTTGCTTCCAAG ATTTTGCATTTGAAAGGAGACAGAAAGGACTTTGATTTTGTGAAGTCCAGTCTTTCAGCTGAAGGCTTTGATGTTGTTTATGACATAAACG GACGAGAGGCAGAGGAGATTGTGCCCATATTGGATGGACTTCCGAAGTTAGAACA GTACATATACTGCTCTTCAGCTGGTGTTTATCTCAAATCTGATCAATTGCCTCACTTTGAG ATCGATGCAGTTGATCCAAAGAGCAGGCACAAGGGAAAGCTTGAGACAGAAAGCTTGCTTGAATCAAGGGGTGTAAATTGGACTTCTATAAGGCCGGTCTACATCTATGGACCGTTGAACTACAATCCTGTTGAAGAGTGGTTCTTCCACCGGTTGAAAGCTGGCCGCCCAATTCCAGTTCCAAACTCGGGAATACAAATAACACAACTCGGTCATGTTAAG GATTTAGCAACCGCATTTATTAAGGTTCTTGGTAATGAAAAGGCCAGCAAGGAAGTGTTCAACATCTCTGGAGAAAAATATGTCACCTTTGATGGATTAGCAAAAGCATGTGCAAAG GCTGCTGGATTTCCTGAGCCTGAGATTGTTCACTATAACCCTAAGGAGTTTGACTTTGGGAAGAAGAAGGCATTTCCATTTCGTGACCAG CATTTCTTTGCATCGATTGACAAAGCGAAGAGCGTGCTTGGGTGGAAACCCGAATATGGCCTGGTCGAAGGTCTTGCAGACTCCTACAACCTAGACTTTGGCAGAGGGACATTCAGGAAAGCAGCTGATTTTTCAACAGATGACATCATTCTTGGCAAGAGTCTTGTTCTCCAAAGCTAG